A genome region from Eurosta solidaginis isolate ZX-2024a chromosome 2, ASM4086904v1, whole genome shotgun sequence includes the following:
- the LOC137240970 gene encoding DNA polymerase alpha subunit B-like: MCTNFFVRCVELKAQIEEMGVEVTEDVITKSLELCVSYRIGDAVEFVEQWWAFSIANLNGAEPTVETLAEFKRKLFYSKRDKELAQAQRKRVSYATLSANKLYNPKAVVTDTNPLAIYGVENSAVIDDYDLGGWW; the protein is encoded by the exons ATGTGTACGA ATTTCTTTGTTAGGTGTGTAGAATTAAAAGCACAAATTGAGGAAATGGGTGTCGAAGTTACCGAAGATGTTATCACGAAATCTTTAGAGCTGTGTGTTAGTTATCGCATTGGTGACGCTGTTGAATTTGTTGAGCAATGGTGGGCATTTAGTATTGCCAATTTGAATGGTGCCGAACCTACAGTGGAAACTTTAGCTGAGTTTAAACGCAAATTGTTTTACTCAAAGCGTGATAAAGAGTTGGCACAAGCACAACGTAAACGTGTCAGTTATGCTACGCTAAGCGCAAATAAACTATACAACCCCAAAGCAGTGGTCACAGATACAAACCCACTAGCTATTTATGGTGTGGAAAATAGTGCGGTAATTGATGATTATGATCTTGGGGGGTGGTGGTAG
- the LOC137240968 gene encoding uncharacterized protein isoform X1: protein MISTFFQIMTRYETLLAKSEGGARRFDVACQLCGRNHSMRLCAEYRSKSPEERLRAVLLHKYCPNCLSPFHRVDNCKSKYRCKRCNEKHHTTLHLEDQRPARAETMVVGDDSQSDDELSIHLSGPTKSWAQQVEEAEMEEEMARAEQNPSTSNLGTRSFRPLLQHERKAEKFKKERQEQDSWRQQDTELHTTSSKGNAAHGRPRAAKRVTRQNRNKTAPYQSHASKVDSRRALLQAVPAGFRTGRLSQTTTPSPIMRPFVPIAPTAVVRIESRGHLHLVRAIVDPCATSTIVDAELVRDLQLERQGSGQCTIILRGKFGSSTHLTTQASIVASHYRLSPPSNVDPKIAAPFQFMRLADPQFYRSSPIRLTLGADIYAEMMVSGTPATTVGGLLTQPTIFGLVVSGACQK from the coding sequence atgatatcaacattctttcagatcatgacccgctacgaaactctattggccaagtcagaggggggCGCCAGGCGCTTCGACGTCGCCTGCCAGCTCTGCGGTAGAAACCATAGTATGAGGCTCTGCGCTGAGTACAGAAGCAAGTCGCCCGAAGAAAGGTTACGGGCTGTCCTACTACATAAATACTGCCCCAATTGTTTGTCGCCGTTTCATCGCGTTGACAACTGCAAAAGTAAATATCGATGCAAAAGGTGTAACGAGAAGCACCATACTACGCTTCACCTCGAGGACCAACGTCCTGCACGCGCAGAAACCATGGTCGTCGGCGACGACAGCCAATCGGACGACGAGTTGTCGATCCACTTATCGGGACCAACTAAGTCTTGGGCCCAACAAGTCGAGGAGGCAGAGATGGAAGAAGAAATGGCTAGAGCCGAACAAAACCCCTCAACCAGCAATCTTGGGACGCGTAGTTTTCGGCCGCTGCTACAGCATGAACGGAAGGCGGAAAAGTTCAAGAAAGAACGACAAGAACAAGACAGTTGGCGGCAGCAGGACACCGAACTCCATACCACATCATCGAAGGGAAACGCTGCCCATGGTCGGCCCAGAGCAGCTAAACGCGTAACGAGGCAAAATCGAAACAAAACCGCGCCATATCAAAGTCACGCGAGCAAAGTCGACAGTAGACGAGCGCTATTACAAGCCGTACCAGCCGGCTTCCGAACGGGACGCCTATCCCAGACAACGACCCCATCACCCATCATGCGACCATTTGTGCCCATCGCACCGACTGCCGTCGTACGGATCGAATCGCGGGGCCACTTGCATTTGGTTCGAGCTAtagtcgatccctgcgccacaagTACAattgtcgatgcagagctggtgcgCGACCTACAGTTAGAGCGTCAAGGATCAGGGCAATGCACAATAATCCTTCGCGGGAAATTCGGGTCATCCACACACTTGACCACTCAAGCCAGCATTGTTGCaagccactatcggttgagtccgccatcaaATGTAGATCCAAAGATTGCCGCTCCATTCCAATTCATGCGGCTGGCCGACCCacagttctaccgctcatcgccaattcggcttacactcggcgcagatatatacgccgaaatgatggtgagcggaacgccagcaacaacagttggcggtctcctgacccaaccgaccatattcgggttggtagtctcaggagcctgccaaaaatag
- the LOC137240968 gene encoding uncharacterized protein isoform X4: MISTFFQIMTRYETLLAKSEGGARRFDVACQLCGRNHSMRLCAEYRSKSPEERLRAVLLHKYCPNCLSPFHRVDNCKSKYRCKRCNEKHHTTLHLEDQRPARAETMVVGDDSQSDDELSIHLSGPTKSWAQQVEEAEMEEEMARAEQNPSTSNLGTRSFRPLLQHERKAEKFKKERQEQDSWRQQDTELHTTSSKGNAAHGRPRAAKRVTRQNRNKTAPYQSHASKVDSRRALLQAVPAGFRTGRLSQTTTPSPIMRPFVPIAPTAVVRIESRGHLHLVRAIVDPCATSTIVDAELVRDLQLERQGSGQCTIILRGKFGSSTHLTTQASIVASHYRLSPPSNVDPKIAAPFQFMRLADPQFYRSSPIRLTLGADIYAEMMESET, encoded by the exons atgatatcaacattctttcagatcatgacccgctacgaaactctattggccaagtcagaggggggCGCCAGGCGCTTCGACGTCGCCTGCCAGCTCTGCGGTAGAAACCATAGTATGAGGCTCTGCGCTGAGTACAGAAGCAAGTCGCCCGAAGAAAGGTTACGGGCTGTCCTACTACATAAATACTGCCCCAATTGTTTGTCGCCGTTTCATCGCGTTGACAACTGCAAAAGTAAATATCGATGCAAAAGGTGTAACGAGAAGCACCATACTACGCTTCACCTCGAGGACCAACGTCCTGCACGCGCAGAAACCATGGTCGTCGGCGACGACAGCCAATCGGACGACGAGTTGTCGATCCACTTATCGGGACCAACTAAGTCTTGGGCCCAACAAGTCGAGGAGGCAGAGATGGAAGAAGAAATGGCTAGAGCCGAACAAAACCCCTCAACCAGCAATCTTGGGACGCGTAGTTTTCGGCCGCTGCTACAGCATGAACGGAAGGCGGAAAAGTTCAAGAAAGAACGACAAGAACAAGACAGTTGGCGGCAGCAGGACACCGAACTCCATACCACATCATCGAAGGGAAACGCTGCCCATGGTCGGCCCAGAGCAGCTAAACGCGTAACGAGGCAAAATCGAAACAAAACCGCGCCATATCAAAGTCACGCGAGCAAAGTCGACAGTAGACGAGCGCTATTACAAGCCGTACCAGCCGGCTTCCGAACGGGACGCCTATCCCAGACAACGACCCCATCACCCATCATGCGACCATTTGTGCCCATCGCACCGACTGCCGTCGTACGGATCGAATCGCGGGGCCACTTGCATTTGGTTCGAGCTAtagtcgatccctgcgccacaagTACAattgtcgatgcagagctggtgcgCGACCTACAGTTAGAGCGTCAAGGATCAGGGCAATGCACAATAATCCTTCGCGGGAAATTCGGGTCATCCACACACTTGACCACTCAAGCCAGCATTGTTGCaagccactatcggttgagtccgccatcaaATGTAGATCCAAAGATTGCCGCTCCATTCCAATTCATGCGGCTGGCCGACCCacagttctaccgctcatcgccaattcggcttacactcggcgcagatatatacgccgaaatgatg gagagcgaaacgtga
- the LOC137240968 gene encoding uncharacterized protein isoform X2, which produces MVQSWIMTRYETLLAKSEGGARRFDVACQLCGRNHSMRLCAEYRSKSPEERLRAVLLHKYCPNCLSPFHRVDNCKSKYRCKRCNEKHHTTLHLEDQRPARAETMVVGDDSQSDDELSIHLSGPTKSWAQQVEEAEMEEEMARAEQNPSTSNLGTRSFRPLLQHERKAEKFKKERQEQDSWRQQDTELHTTSSKGNAAHGRPRAAKRVTRQNRNKTAPYQSHASKVDSRRALLQAVPAGFRTGRLSQTTTPSPIMRPFVPIAPTAVVRIESRGHLHLVRAIVDPCATSTIVDAELVRDLQLERQGSGQCTIILRGKFGSSTHLTTQASIVASHYRLSPPSNVDPKIAAPFQFMRLADPQFYRSSPIRLTLGADIYAEMMVSGTPATTVGGLLTQPTIFGLVVSGACQK; this is translated from the coding sequence atcatgacccgctacgaaactctattggccaagtcagaggggggCGCCAGGCGCTTCGACGTCGCCTGCCAGCTCTGCGGTAGAAACCATAGTATGAGGCTCTGCGCTGAGTACAGAAGCAAGTCGCCCGAAGAAAGGTTACGGGCTGTCCTACTACATAAATACTGCCCCAATTGTTTGTCGCCGTTTCATCGCGTTGACAACTGCAAAAGTAAATATCGATGCAAAAGGTGTAACGAGAAGCACCATACTACGCTTCACCTCGAGGACCAACGTCCTGCACGCGCAGAAACCATGGTCGTCGGCGACGACAGCCAATCGGACGACGAGTTGTCGATCCACTTATCGGGACCAACTAAGTCTTGGGCCCAACAAGTCGAGGAGGCAGAGATGGAAGAAGAAATGGCTAGAGCCGAACAAAACCCCTCAACCAGCAATCTTGGGACGCGTAGTTTTCGGCCGCTGCTACAGCATGAACGGAAGGCGGAAAAGTTCAAGAAAGAACGACAAGAACAAGACAGTTGGCGGCAGCAGGACACCGAACTCCATACCACATCATCGAAGGGAAACGCTGCCCATGGTCGGCCCAGAGCAGCTAAACGCGTAACGAGGCAAAATCGAAACAAAACCGCGCCATATCAAAGTCACGCGAGCAAAGTCGACAGTAGACGAGCGCTATTACAAGCCGTACCAGCCGGCTTCCGAACGGGACGCCTATCCCAGACAACGACCCCATCACCCATCATGCGACCATTTGTGCCCATCGCACCGACTGCCGTCGTACGGATCGAATCGCGGGGCCACTTGCATTTGGTTCGAGCTAtagtcgatccctgcgccacaagTACAattgtcgatgcagagctggtgcgCGACCTACAGTTAGAGCGTCAAGGATCAGGGCAATGCACAATAATCCTTCGCGGGAAATTCGGGTCATCCACACACTTGACCACTCAAGCCAGCATTGTTGCaagccactatcggttgagtccgccatcaaATGTAGATCCAAAGATTGCCGCTCCATTCCAATTCATGCGGCTGGCCGACCCacagttctaccgctcatcgccaattcggcttacactcggcgcagatatatacgccgaaatgatggtgagcggaacgccagcaacaacagttggcggtctcctgacccaaccgaccatattcgggttggtagtctcaggagcctgccaaaaatag
- the LOC137240968 gene encoding uncharacterized protein isoform X3, producing MTRYETLLAKSEGGARRFDVACQLCGRNHSMRLCAEYRSKSPEERLRAVLLHKYCPNCLSPFHRVDNCKSKYRCKRCNEKHHTTLHLEDQRPARAETMVVGDDSQSDDELSIHLSGPTKSWAQQVEEAEMEEEMARAEQNPSTSNLGTRSFRPLLQHERKAEKFKKERQEQDSWRQQDTELHTTSSKGNAAHGRPRAAKRVTRQNRNKTAPYQSHASKVDSRRALLQAVPAGFRTGRLSQTTTPSPIMRPFVPIAPTAVVRIESRGHLHLVRAIVDPCATSTIVDAELVRDLQLERQGSGQCTIILRGKFGSSTHLTTQASIVASHYRLSPPSNVDPKIAAPFQFMRLADPQFYRSSPIRLTLGADIYAEMMVSGTPATTVGGLLTQPTIFGLVVSGACQK from the coding sequence atgacccgctacgaaactctattggccaagtcagaggggggCGCCAGGCGCTTCGACGTCGCCTGCCAGCTCTGCGGTAGAAACCATAGTATGAGGCTCTGCGCTGAGTACAGAAGCAAGTCGCCCGAAGAAAGGTTACGGGCTGTCCTACTACATAAATACTGCCCCAATTGTTTGTCGCCGTTTCATCGCGTTGACAACTGCAAAAGTAAATATCGATGCAAAAGGTGTAACGAGAAGCACCATACTACGCTTCACCTCGAGGACCAACGTCCTGCACGCGCAGAAACCATGGTCGTCGGCGACGACAGCCAATCGGACGACGAGTTGTCGATCCACTTATCGGGACCAACTAAGTCTTGGGCCCAACAAGTCGAGGAGGCAGAGATGGAAGAAGAAATGGCTAGAGCCGAACAAAACCCCTCAACCAGCAATCTTGGGACGCGTAGTTTTCGGCCGCTGCTACAGCATGAACGGAAGGCGGAAAAGTTCAAGAAAGAACGACAAGAACAAGACAGTTGGCGGCAGCAGGACACCGAACTCCATACCACATCATCGAAGGGAAACGCTGCCCATGGTCGGCCCAGAGCAGCTAAACGCGTAACGAGGCAAAATCGAAACAAAACCGCGCCATATCAAAGTCACGCGAGCAAAGTCGACAGTAGACGAGCGCTATTACAAGCCGTACCAGCCGGCTTCCGAACGGGACGCCTATCCCAGACAACGACCCCATCACCCATCATGCGACCATTTGTGCCCATCGCACCGACTGCCGTCGTACGGATCGAATCGCGGGGCCACTTGCATTTGGTTCGAGCTAtagtcgatccctgcgccacaagTACAattgtcgatgcagagctggtgcgCGACCTACAGTTAGAGCGTCAAGGATCAGGGCAATGCACAATAATCCTTCGCGGGAAATTCGGGTCATCCACACACTTGACCACTCAAGCCAGCATTGTTGCaagccactatcggttgagtccgccatcaaATGTAGATCCAAAGATTGCCGCTCCATTCCAATTCATGCGGCTGGCCGACCCacagttctaccgctcatcgccaattcggcttacactcggcgcagatatatacgccgaaatgatggtgagcggaacgccagcaacaacagttggcggtctcctgacccaaccgaccatattcgggttggtagtctcaggagcctgccaaaaatag